A window of Streptomyces sp. NBC_01224 genomic DNA:
CTCCAGCGGCGGTCTCCGCTGCGTTCGATGACCCGAATCTGGTCGCGCATGCCGGGCTGGTTCCGGTGATGCGGCTGGCCGAACGGTGCGGGCTGTCGGGCCTGGTGGCGCAGAAGGTGAAGCTGAGCGGGACGAGGAACGGCGCGGGTGCGTCGGCGGACGTCAAGGTCAGCAGCATCGTGGCCGGCATGGCGGCGGGCGCGGACAGTATCGACGACCTCCATATCCTGCGGCACGGCGCGATGCCGGCCCTGTTCCGGGGGCCCGTGCGCCGTCCACGCTGGGCACCTTCCTCCGTTCGTTCACCCACGGTCACGCACTCCAACTCCACGCTGTCCACCGCAGGTTCCTCGGTCAACTGGCCGCGCACGCCCCGCTGCTGCCCGGTGCCGGCGACAAGGCGTTCATTGATATCGACTCCACCCACAAGCGGGTCTACGGCCGGGCCAAGCAGGGTGCCGAGTACGGCCGGTTCAAGGGCATCCGCACCCTGCACCCCCTGCTCGCCACGATCTGCACCCCGCACGCGCGGCCGGTGATCGCCACAGTACGGATGCGCCGCGGCAAGGCAGCCGATTCCCGTGGGGCCCCGAAGTTCGTCAGTGAGGCGCTGTCCACCGCCGTCGAGGCGGGCTGCACCGGCACCCGGATCCTGCGAGCGGACTCGC
This region includes:
- a CDS encoding transposase, whose product is MRAVGPGGAEGEAERDEERRGCVGGRQGQQHRGRHGGGRGQYRRPPYPAARRDAGPVPGARAPSTLGTFLRSFTHGHALQLHAVHRRFLGQLAAHAPLLPGAGDKAFIDIDSTHKRVYGRAKQGAEYGRFKGIRTLHPLLATICTPHARPVIATVRMRRGKAADSRGAPKFVSEALSTAVEAGCTGTRILRADSQFYNAGVISACRRAGAHFSITCGLNPSIKRAVLGIPDQAWQQITYPTAVPDPATGELVSDAEVAEIPAYTAFASRTKAERVKFPPGLGQRLLTLRG